A genomic stretch from Anomalospiza imberbis isolate Cuckoo-Finch-1a 21T00152 chromosome 9, ASM3175350v1, whole genome shotgun sequence includes:
- the PRPF38A gene encoding pre-mRNA-splicing factor 38A, which produces MANRTVKDAHSIHGTNPQYLVEKIIRTRIYESKYWKEECFGLTAELVVDKAMELKYVGGVYGGNIKPTPFLCLTLKMLQIQPEKDIIVEFIKNEDFKYVRMLGALYMRLTGTAIDCYKYLEPLYNDYRKIKSQNRNGEFELMHVDEFIDELLHEERVCDIILPRLQKRYVLEEAEQLEPRVSALEEDMDDVESSEEEEEEDEKLERIPSPDHRRRGYRDLDKPRRSPVVRYRRSRSRSPRRRSRSPKRRSPSPRRERHRSKSPRRHRSRSRERRHRSRSKSPGHHRSHRHRSHSKSPERSKKSHKKSRRGNE; this is translated from the exons ATGGCCAACCGCACGGTGAAGGACGCGCACAGCATCCACGGCACCAACCCGCAGTACCTGGTGGAGAAGATCATCCGCACGCGTATCTACGAGTCCAAGTACTGGAAGGAGGAGTGTTTCGGCCTCACGG CCGAGCTGGTGGTGGACAAGGCCATGGAGCTGAAGTACGTGGGGGGCGTCTATGGAGGGAACATTAAACCCACGCCCTTCTTGTGCCTGACGCTGAAGATGCTGCAGATCCAGCCCGAGAAGGACATCATCGTGGAGTTCATAAAAAACGAAGATTTCAA GTATGTCCGAATGCTTGGAGCACTGTACATGAGACTGACAGGCACTGCCATCGACTGCTACAAGTATCTGGAACCGCTGTACAACGACTATCGGAAAATTAAAAGTCAGAACAGAAATGGGG AATTTGAGCTGATGCACGTGGATGAATTTATTGATGAGCTACTCCATGAGGAACGTGTTTGTGATATCATCCTGCCTCGACTGCAG AAACGGTATGTTCTGGAAGAGGCTGAGCAACTTGAGCCTCGTGTTAGTGCTCTGGAAGAAGACATGGATGATGTAGAATCtagtgaggaggaggaagaagaagatgaaAAG CTGGAACGGATCCCATCTCCTGACCACCGCAGAAGGGGCtacagggacctggacaagccCCGCAGATCTCCGGTGGTGCGGTACCGGCGGAGCCGGAGCAGGTCCCCAAGGAG GCGCAGCCGCTCTCCGAAGAGAAGAAG CCCATCACCGCGCCGGGAGCGGCATCGCAGCAAGAGCCCGAGACGGCACCGGAGCAGATCCCGGGAGAGGCGCCACAGATCGAGATCTAAATCTCCAG GGCATCACCGTAGTCACAGACACAGAAGTCATTCCAAATCGCCTGAAAG atcTAAGAAAAGTCACAAAAAGAGTCGGCGAGGGAATgaataa